In Microcoleus sp. AS-A8, the following are encoded in one genomic region:
- the uvrA gene encoding excinuclease ABC subunit UvrA, whose translation MPEPIDLSDALPGETLPATSVHTNGRHHSTSNNLNVIRIRGARQHNLKNVDLELPRDRLIVFTGVSGSGKSSLAFDTIFAEGQRRYIESLSAYARQFLGQLDKPDVDVIEGLSPAISIDQKSTSNNPRSTVGTVTEIYDYLRLLFGRAGEPHCPICDRNIAPQTIDQMCDRILELPDRTRFQILAPVVRGKKGTHKKLLSSLASEGFVRVRVNGEVRELSDSIELDKNYTHHIEVVVDRLIKKPDLQERLTDSLSTCLKRTGGIAVVEVLNDTSVESEDAVNHGSTITENPINSEDSYQKPAKELVFSENFACPEHGAVMEELSPRLFSFNSPYGACPHCHGLGSLRTFSPDLVVPDPEAPVYAAIAPWSDKDNSYYLSLLYSVAQAYGFEIQTRWNQLTDEQKQVLLYGAEKPIWIEERKDYRHYAGVIKILQKQYDETGSDLQKQKLEQYLIDQPCEVCQGKRLKPEALAVRLGQSRILDLTSVSIQESRERIDHLQLSDRQAQIGDLALREIKARLQFLLDVGLDYLTLDRAAMTLSGGEAQRIRLATQIGAGLTGVLYVLDEPSIGLHQRDNGRLLQTLTKLRDLGNTLIVVEHDEDTIRAADYLVDIGPGAGIHGGQIVAQGNLETLLGAEDSLIGAYLSGRRVIETPAERRKGNGRSLVIKDAHRNNLQHIDVEIPLGKLVCITGVSGSGKSTLVNELLYPALQHHLTRKVPFPKELDEIKGLSAIDKAIVIDQSPIGRTPRSNPATYTGIFDAIREIFTQTIEAKARGYKAGQFSFNVKGGRCEACGGQGVNVIEMNFLPDVYVQCEVCKGARYNRETLQVKYKGHSIADVLNMTVEEALEVFKNIPRASTRLQTLLDVGLGYIHLGQPAPTLSGGEAQRVKLASELARRATGKTLYLIDEPTTGLSFYDVHHLLNVLQRLVDKGNSILVIEHNLDVIRCADWVIDLGPEGGDKGGEVIVVGTPEDVAQNQRSYTGQYLQGVLKQHPPKVVE comes from the coding sequence ATGCCTGAGCCTATCGATCTATCTGATGCCCTACCCGGTGAGACATTGCCTGCAACCTCTGTGCACACCAATGGGCGGCATCATTCCACCAGCAACAACCTCAACGTGATTCGCATTCGGGGGGCGAGGCAGCATAACCTGAAGAATGTTGACTTGGAACTGCCGCGCGATCGCCTAATTGTCTTCACGGGCGTCTCCGGTTCCGGTAAGTCCTCCCTTGCCTTTGACACCATCTTTGCCGAAGGACAGCGTCGCTACATCGAGTCCCTCAGTGCCTATGCGCGGCAATTTTTGGGACAGTTGGATAAGCCGGATGTGGATGTGATTGAAGGCTTAAGTCCCGCCATCTCGATAGACCAAAAATCGACCTCCAATAACCCCCGCTCTACCGTTGGCACGGTTACCGAGATTTACGATTATTTGCGCTTGTTGTTCGGACGGGCAGGAGAACCCCATTGCCCGATTTGCGATCGCAATATTGCCCCCCAAACCATCGACCAAATGTGCGATCGCATCCTGGAACTCCCCGACCGCACTCGTTTCCAAATCCTCGCTCCTGTCGTCCGGGGCAAGAAAGGCACCCACAAGAAGCTGCTATCCAGTCTCGCCTCGGAAGGATTTGTGCGCGTGAGGGTCAATGGCGAGGTTCGAGAGCTCAGTGATTCGATTGAATTAGATAAAAATTATACCCACCACATTGAAGTCGTCGTTGACCGACTCATCAAGAAGCCAGACTTACAGGAACGTCTGACGGATTCCCTCTCCACCTGCTTAAAGCGTACTGGTGGAATTGCGGTGGTTGAGGTATTAAATGATACTTCGGTAGAGTCAGAAGATGCAGTAAACCATGGGAGTACCATAACAGAAAATCCTATAAATAGCGAGGATTCTTATCAGAAACCAGCCAAAGAATTAGTCTTTTCCGAGAACTTTGCTTGCCCGGAACACGGGGCAGTGATGGAGGAATTATCGCCCAGACTGTTTTCGTTTAACTCTCCCTATGGGGCTTGCCCTCACTGCCACGGATTAGGGAGTTTGCGTACCTTTTCACCCGACTTGGTCGTACCTGATCCAGAGGCACCAGTATATGCGGCGATCGCACCTTGGTCGGATAAAGATAATTCCTATTACCTCTCCCTGCTCTATAGTGTGGCGCAAGCTTATGGTTTTGAAATCCAAACTCGCTGGAACCAGCTAACGGATGAACAGAAACAAGTTCTTTTGTATGGTGCGGAAAAACCGATTTGGATCGAAGAACGCAAGGATTACCGACACTATGCTGGCGTAATCAAAATTCTGCAAAAACAGTACGATGAAACAGGTTCTGACTTGCAGAAACAGAAACTGGAACAATATTTAATTGACCAACCTTGTGAAGTTTGCCAAGGAAAACGCCTAAAACCAGAAGCCCTAGCAGTGAGGTTGGGACAATCACGCATTCTGGATTTAACCAGCGTTTCAATTCAAGAAAGTCGAGAACGAATCGATCACTTGCAATTGAGCGATCGCCAAGCCCAAATCGGCGACCTGGCACTGCGAGAAATTAAAGCGCGTTTGCAATTTCTCCTCGATGTCGGCTTAGATTACCTCACCCTTGACCGTGCTGCCATGACGCTTTCTGGTGGAGAAGCGCAGCGAATTCGTCTTGCCACACAAATTGGTGCAGGTCTAACAGGCGTACTTTATGTATTAGATGAACCGAGTATTGGATTGCATCAACGCGATAATGGGCGCTTGCTCCAAACCCTAACTAAATTGCGAGATTTAGGAAATACTTTAATTGTGGTGGAACACGATGAAGATACAATTCGTGCGGCTGACTACTTGGTTGATATTGGCCCTGGTGCGGGGATACATGGGGGGCAAATTGTCGCGCAGGGGAATTTGGAGACATTGTTAGGGGCGGAGGATTCCCTAATTGGTGCTTATTTATCCGGGCGCAGGGTGATTGAAACACCAGCAGAGAGGAGAAAGGGAAATGGGCGATCGCTGGTGATTAAAGATGCCCATCGCAACAACCTGCAACACATTGATGTGGAAATTCCCTTGGGTAAGCTGGTTTGCATTACGGGTGTTTCGGGTTCGGGGAAATCGACGTTGGTGAATGAACTACTTTATCCGGCGTTGCAGCATCACTTAACTCGAAAAGTGCCATTTCCTAAAGAATTAGACGAGATTAAGGGACTGAGTGCAATTGATAAAGCGATCGTAATTGACCAATCTCCCATCGGTCGCACTCCCCGCTCTAACCCGGCGACGTATACCGGTATTTTTGATGCAATTCGGGAAATATTTACACAAACCATTGAAGCGAAAGCCAGGGGTTACAAAGCAGGGCAATTTTCGTTTAATGTCAAAGGCGGACGCTGCGAAGCTTGTGGCGGGCAGGGAGTAAATGTGATTGAGATGAATTTTCTGCCAGATGTTTATGTACAGTGTGAAGTTTGTAAGGGGGCGCGATACAACCGGGAAACCTTGCAGGTGAAATATAAGGGACATTCGATCGCGGATGTTTTGAATATGACCGTAGAAGAAGCGCTGGAGGTATTTAAAAACATCCCCAGAGCCTCTACAAGATTGCAAACCTTATTAGATGTTGGATTGGGTTACATTCATTTAGGACAACCCGCACCAACTTTATCGGGGGGTGAGGCGCAACGGGTGAAGTTAGCTTCGGAACTTGCTCGTCGTGCTACAGGGAAGACGCTTTATTTAATTGATGAACCGACGACGGGTTTATCGTTTTACGATGTCCATCATTTATTGAATGTTTTGCAGCGGTTGGTGGATAAGGGGAATTCAATTTTGGTGATTGAACACAATTTAGATGTGATTCGCTGTGCGGATTGGGTGATTGATTTAGGGCCTGAAGGGGGTGATAAGGGAGGAGAAGTCATTGTGGTGGGAACGCCGGAGGATGTGGCTCAGAATCAGAGGTCGTATACAGGGCAGTATTTACAGGGGGTGTTAAAGCAACATCCACCAAAAGTTGTTGAGTAG
- a CDS encoding DUF5615 family PIN-like protein produces the protein MTRLADIFPDSSHVQCHSLTEADDSEIWEFAKIQGFCIVTQDADFAERSRLYGSPPKVLWLRCGNALTSNVEAILRSGAETIQEFMSNGSLDCLELY, from the coding sequence GTGACTCGGCTTGCAGATATTTTCCCTGATTCTAGTCATGTTCAATGTCATAGTCTGACTGAAGCAGATGATAGTGAGATTTGGGAGTTTGCCAAGATTCAAGGGTTTTGTATTGTGACGCAGGATGCGGATTTTGCAGAGCGAAGCCGTCTTTATGGTTCACCGCCGAAAGTGCTTTGGTTACGCTGTGGCAATGCACTAACAAGTAATGTGGAGGCAATCCTTCGTTCTGGAGCTGAGACAATTCAGGAATTCATGAGCAATGGCTCACTTGATTGTCTTGAACTTTACTAA
- a CDS encoding pentapeptide repeat-containing protein codes for MSRYKVVRELGRNPEGGRITYLATDTSLAPPVEVVIKEFRFALAGTNWSGFKAYEREIAVLRELNHPRIPHYLDSFETKSGFCLVQEYKNALSLTVRRSFTPEDIKKIAESVLEILVYLQNRTPPVIHRDIKPENIVVDKQLNAYLVDFGFARIRSGELALSSVAAGTPGFMPPEEQFGRSLTEASDLYSLGATLICLLTGTRSQDVGNLIDDNYRFNFKKLVPKLNPRFILWLEKMVTPNVKHRYANAWDALQALKPIQVVGAASGLESLVSAVKPRKSTTGIGLATLTIFALFIIKMMDFQRENPVKVENSTPLKSENSTPHLSPVGTSQSSLVGYWNFDQCSSAGKPMLADELGSQIEGTMLEGVTCEQGRFGYAGFFDGVDDLIEIPDQPNFHFTNQMTVSAWVKPSRVSGLQTIVNKWYAKDSYMLSVAYHNFEFVVRFSDEKLVKVLAPATPGVWTHVAGVYNGQKLLLYINGQLVASTAASGILEDSDRPISIGNHPAWNAFYGFIDEVRLYNVALDTKQVSELSSSPVTQPSSMTQLSSVTQLRKTGHCPRCDLQMVNLEGAGLLGANLGYANLQGARLKGAQLGYAQLWYANLQDAMVGGAQLWSANLTGANLEDAQLWGSNLGNANLRNAKLARANLKGAVLDSAFLQGANLAGANLQGANLKDANLENANLKGANLKEAIMPDGTKHN; via the coding sequence ATGAGCAGATATAAGGTTGTTCGAGAATTGGGACGCAACCCTGAAGGGGGGCGCATTACTTACCTCGCCACAGACACTAGTCTCGCTCCACCTGTTGAAGTAGTCATTAAAGAATTCCGTTTTGCCCTTGCAGGTACAAATTGGTCGGGTTTTAAAGCTTACGAACGGGAAATTGCAGTTCTGCGAGAACTGAATCACCCTCGCATCCCCCACTACTTGGATTCGTTTGAAACGAAATCAGGCTTTTGTTTGGTGCAGGAATATAAAAACGCTTTATCTCTGACGGTACGACGCAGCTTTACGCCTGAAGATATTAAGAAAATCGCTGAATCAGTATTAGAGATTTTAGTTTATTTGCAAAACCGTACTCCTCCAGTCATTCATCGGGACATTAAACCAGAGAATATTGTGGTTGACAAGCAATTGAATGCTTATCTAGTTGATTTTGGTTTTGCTCGAATTCGGAGTGGGGAACTGGCTCTCAGTAGCGTTGCCGCGGGTACTCCGGGTTTCATGCCGCCGGAGGAACAGTTTGGTCGTTCTCTTACCGAAGCATCCGATCTTTATAGTTTGGGGGCGACGCTGATTTGCTTACTTACGGGGACGCGATCGCAGGACGTGGGGAACTTAATTGATGATAACTATCGCTTTAATTTCAAGAAATTAGTACCCAAACTCAATCCCCGTTTTATCTTATGGTTGGAGAAGATGGTTACACCTAACGTCAAACACCGCTATGCCAATGCATGGGATGCCTTGCAAGCCTTGAAACCCATTCAGGTGGTTGGCGCTGCCTCTGGCTTAGAGAGTTTAGTCAGTGCTGTAAAGCCCAGGAAGAGTACGACTGGGATAGGGCTAGCTACCCTCACTATTTTTGCCCTTTTTATCATAAAGATGATGGATTTCCAGCGTGAAAATCCTGTAAAAGTTGAAAACTCGACGCCGCTAAAAAGTGAGAATTCCACGCCGCATCTCAGCCCAGTAGGAACTAGCCAATCATCCCTAGTAGGATACTGGAACTTTGACCAATGCAGTAGTGCGGGTAAACCGATGCTGGCTGATGAGTTAGGGAGTCAAATAGAGGGAACGATGCTCGAAGGTGTTACCTGTGAACAGGGACGTTTCGGGTACGCAGGATTCTTTGATGGTGTCGATGACCTGATTGAAATTCCAGATCAGCCCAACTTTCACTTCACTAACCAGATGACTGTTAGTGCTTGGGTCAAACCCTCACGAGTCTCCGGACTGCAAACCATCGTGAACAAGTGGTATGCGAAGGATTCGTATATGCTCTCCGTCGCCTACCATAACTTTGAATTTGTTGTAAGATTTTCTGATGAAAAGTTGGTCAAGGTTTTAGCCCCAGCAACCCCAGGTGTCTGGACACATGTTGCTGGTGTGTATAACGGTCAGAAGCTCTTGCTTTACATCAACGGTCAACTAGTGGCATCGACAGCAGCTAGTGGTATCCTTGAAGATTCCGATCGCCCCATATCCATTGGCAACCATCCTGCCTGGAATGCGTTTTATGGATTCATTGATGAAGTTCGGCTCTACAACGTTGCTCTAGACACCAAACAGGTATCGGAATTGTCATCAAGTCCTGTAACGCAGCCCAGTTCTATGACACAGCTCAGTTCTGTGACACAGTTACGGAAAACTGGACATTGTCCACGGTGCGATCTCCAGATGGTCAACCTGGAGGGAGCTGGCCTACTAGGTGCTAACCTGGGGTATGCCAATCTACAGGGGGCTAGACTCAAGGGTGCCCAACTGGGGTATGCCCAACTTTGGTATGCCAACCTACAGGATGCTATGGTGGGGGGTGCCCAACTGTGGAGCGCCAACCTAACAGGTGCTAACTTGGAGGATGCCCAGCTATGGGGTTCCAACTTGGGGAATGCCAACCTACGGAATGCCAAACTAGCGCGTGCCAATCTCAAAGGTGCCGTCTTGGACAGTGCTTTCTTGCAGGGTGCCAACCTGGCTGGTGCTAACTTGCAGGGTGCCAACCTCAAAGATGCCAACTTGGAGAATGCCAACCTTAAAGGTGCCAATCTCAAGGAAGCCATCATGCCTGATGGTACCAAACATAATTAG
- a CDS encoding DUF433 domain-containing protein translates to MSYRNIITIEPGKRGGKPCIRRMRITVYDVLGWLAAGMSHAEILDDFPELTEEDIRACLEFAADRERRLIAVVGNT, encoded by the coding sequence ATGAGTTATCGCAACATCATCACAATTGAACCGGGTAAGCGCGGAGGAAAGCCTTGCATTCGACGAATGCGGATTACCGTGTATGATGTTTTGGGCTGGTTGGCGGCAGGAATGTCTCATGCAGAAATCTTGGATGATTTCCCTGAGTTGACGGAGGAAGATATCAGAGCGTGTTTGGAATTTGCGGCTGACCGAGAACGTCGTCTAATTGCTGTGGTAGGGAACACTTGA
- a CDS encoding alpha/beta hydrolase, whose translation MVFMPFNFLLIWLVGLLSISILGGGIYILYEWYIGELDGMSYLLGGLGMILWSFGGRFISLPLFRRAGRDEPKRTRSETVQRLRRPDGTVLQVEFYGPEDGQPIILSHGWGPNSTVWYYAKRQLSDRFRVIVWDLPGLGKSSKPNNKDYSLEKYARDLEAIVDLVGKPVILLGHSMGGMLTLTFCRLFPEQLGSRVAGLILADTTYTNPVKTAILSKVLRAVQKPLLEPLLYLTIGLSPVLWLMTWLSYFNGSLHISVELSGFKGTETRGQLDFSALLSALGSPGVLARGTLAMFKYEETATLSTIHIPVLLIVGASDIATKPDASLRMKAELPQSEFVSLKGSGHMSLMEHNQEFAEIVSAFSTACF comes from the coding sequence ATGGTGTTTATGCCCTTCAATTTCCTCCTCATCTGGCTAGTAGGGCTGCTGTCCATCAGTATATTGGGTGGGGGCATTTACATCCTGTATGAGTGGTATATCGGTGAACTGGATGGTATGTCCTATTTGCTGGGTGGACTGGGGATGATTCTCTGGTCTTTCGGGGGTCGTTTTATCAGTTTGCCGCTGTTTCGACGTGCGGGACGGGATGAACCTAAGCGCACTCGTTCTGAGACGGTGCAGCGTTTGCGGCGTCCGGATGGTACCGTACTTCAGGTCGAGTTTTATGGCCCAGAGGATGGACAACCCATTATCTTGTCACATGGGTGGGGGCCAAACAGTACTGTATGGTATTACGCCAAGCGACAATTAAGCGATCGCTTTCGCGTGATTGTTTGGGATTTGCCGGGATTAGGAAAATCAAGTAAACCCAACAATAAGGATTACTCACTCGAAAAATATGCCCGCGATCTTGAAGCGATTGTTGATTTAGTGGGGAAGCCGGTTATCCTACTCGGACACAGTATGGGCGGTATGCTCACACTCACATTTTGTCGGCTGTTTCCAGAACAGTTGGGGAGTCGGGTGGCAGGTTTAATTCTCGCGGATACCACCTATACCAATCCCGTGAAAACGGCTATTTTGAGCAAGGTCTTACGCGCCGTGCAGAAGCCATTACTCGAACCCTTGTTGTACCTTACCATTGGCTTATCACCTGTCCTTTGGTTGATGACTTGGTTGAGCTATTTCAATGGTTCATTACATATCAGTGTAGAATTATCGGGATTTAAAGGGACTGAAACACGGGGTCAATTAGACTTCTCCGCTTTATTATCAGCTTTGGGTTCGCCTGGTGTTCTGGCACGCGGCACCCTAGCGATGTTTAAGTATGAGGAAACGGCAACACTTTCCACCATTCATATTCCGGTACTACTCATCGTTGGTGCTTCAGATATTGCGACTAAACCAGATGCCAGCCTTCGCATGAAAGCGGAATTACCTCAATCTGAATTTGTGTCTTTAAAGGGAAGTGGACATATGAGTTTAATGGAACACAATCAGGAATTTGCTGAAATAGTCAGCGCGTTCAGTACGGCCTGTTTTTGA
- a CDS encoding tetratricopeptide repeat protein, whose amino-acid sequence MEGRILGGRYQIISQLAQGGYGITFLAEDRQLPGNPRCIVKQLKPEATDPNNLKVAAQLFNAEAQVLYRLGNHPQIPQLLAHFEENQEFYLVQEFIEGHNLSQEFTPNKPLSESYVIALLRDILDVLEFVHQQNVIHRDLKPENIRRHKDGKIVLIDFGLVKQLSTQLTDSQKNVTLTVNMGTLGYMPSEQALGKSRFSSDIYALGMIAIQALTGIHPRKLPEDENGEIVWRDQVQVSRELANVLDEMVRYDFRQRYSSATEALQALKEAGLIASLQAPPPPPDTPQTLLDKAHILCELKRYEDAISCYEEAILIQPNFYQAWYERGKVLYQLERYEDAIASYDKVIQLQPDDAEVWFERTQALYQLQSYSEAINCLDKALQIRPDYAEAWVMRGVVLRNLQRDEDAIACYDKAIEFKPDYAVAWYNRGVLLASWQRYEEAFAAFDQVIQLQPNNAVAWFNRGAALGNLQRYEDAIASYHKAIEFNSKYVQAWFQRGMALGELQRYEEAITAYDKVIQLQPDDGEVWFQRGFALYNLQRYEDAIASYDKAIEFNPLDAEAWGNRGGVLLMLQRYEDAIVSFDKAIQIQPNFPTAIHNRAQALSQLG is encoded by the coding sequence ATGGAAGGACGAATACTGGGTGGACGTTATCAAATCATCAGTCAATTGGCACAGGGCGGGTATGGTATTACCTTCTTGGCTGAAGATCGGCAGCTACCCGGTAATCCTCGATGTATTGTTAAGCAACTCAAACCTGAAGCAACTGATCCGAATAATCTCAAGGTAGCGGCACAGCTATTCAACGCAGAAGCACAAGTCCTCTATCGGTTGGGGAATCATCCTCAGATTCCTCAACTTTTAGCTCACTTTGAGGAAAATCAAGAGTTTTATTTAGTTCAGGAATTTATCGAAGGTCATAATCTCAGCCAAGAATTCACTCCCAATAAGCCATTGAGTGAGTCTTATGTCATTGCTCTTTTGCGAGATATTCTGGATGTGTTGGAATTTGTGCATCAGCAGAATGTCATCCACCGCGACCTTAAGCCGGAAAATATTAGACGGCATAAAGATGGCAAAATTGTTCTGATTGATTTTGGCTTAGTCAAACAACTAAGTACCCAGCTAACAGATTCCCAAAAGAACGTAACGTTGACGGTTAATATGGGCACTCTTGGCTATATGCCGAGCGAACAAGCTCTAGGTAAGTCAAGGTTCAGTAGTGATATTTATGCCCTGGGGATGATTGCGATTCAAGCCCTTACAGGAATACATCCTCGTAAATTACCAGAAGATGAAAATGGTGAAATTGTTTGGCGTGACCAAGTACAGGTTAGCCGTGAGTTAGCCAATGTTTTAGACGAGATGGTGCGATATGATTTTCGCCAGCGTTACTCGTCAGCCACAGAAGCATTGCAAGCTTTAAAAGAGGCGGGATTAATTGCTTCTCTCCAAGCGCCACCTCCCCCGCCTGATACTCCTCAAACGTTGTTGGATAAAGCACATATTTTGTGTGAATTGAAACGGTATGAAGACGCAATTTCCTGTTATGAAGAAGCGATTTTAATTCAACCCAATTTTTATCAAGCTTGGTATGAACGCGGCAAGGTACTCTATCAATTGGAACGGTACGAGGATGCGATCGCTTCTTATGATAAGGTGATTCAACTCCAACCCGACGATGCCGAGGTTTGGTTTGAACGAACTCAGGCACTCTATCAGTTGCAATCGTACTCAGAGGCAATTAATTGTTTGGATAAAGCCCTGCAAATCAGGCCAGACTACGCTGAAGCTTGGGTGATGCGAGGGGTGGTACTGCGAAATTTGCAACGGGATGAAGATGCGATCGCTTGTTATGACAAAGCGATTGAATTCAAGCCCGACTATGCTGTTGCTTGGTATAACCGTGGCGTGCTGTTAGCTAGCTGGCAACGATACGAAGAGGCGTTTGCTGCTTTTGATCAGGTGATTCAACTCCAACCCAACAATGCTGTTGCTTGGTTCAATCGAGGTGCGGCGTTAGGGAACTTGCAACGGTATGAAGATGCGATCGCTTCTTATCATAAAGCGATTGAATTCAATTCCAAGTATGTGCAGGCTTGGTTTCAGCGAGGTATGGCGCTGGGTGAGTTGCAACGGTACGAAGAGGCAATCACGGCTTATGACAAGGTGATTCAACTCCAACCCGACGACGGGGAGGTCTGGTTTCAAAGAGGTTTTGCTCTATATAACTTGCAACGTTATGAAGATGCGATCGCTTCTTATGATAAGGCGATTGAATTCAATCCCCTAGACGCGGAAGCTTGGGGGAATCGAGGGGGAGTATTATTGATGTTGCAACGGTACGAAGATGCGATCGTTTCGTTCGATAAAGCGATTCAAATTCAACCGAATTTCCCCACGGCAATACACAACCGAGCACAGGCATTGAGTCAGTTGGGATAG